Part of the Deltaproteobacteria bacterium genome, TCTATAGCGGCGATAAACTCGATCTCGGCTTCAGGGTGAAAAACGTATCTCATTTAGCAAACCGTTCATGGACTCTATCAAATACCTCGTTACCTGGAATCGGTTTAACTTTTCCTGAACGAAGTTCTCCAAGCCGTCGTTTAGCTACCTCCGCCCATTTCTTGTCAATGGCTGGATTGGGCATGTTAAGGCTTTCCAATAAGGAATTTGCGATACGTACACGCTCCTCAACTGGAAGAGAAAGGGCTTCATCGATAATTTTTTTAGTGACAGGCATGATGTACCCCCATATTCTAAAAGTGATTATTCATTGTGACAACAAATAGTAAACAACAGACTCCATCGCAATATAATATTCGAAGCAGAATTTAATTATTGAATAGATTCTTTAAAAAACTAGCACAGCAATCATACAGTGTCAATATATGCTATAATTTATTAAATGTGTGTTATCTTGACGTTAGGTTTACGAGGGGAAACGGCTATTTAGATTTTTCAATGGTGATGGTAACTGCCAAGGCCGATTACCACTTAATGAGCGAACTCCCCCAGGTAAATCCTCCACCAAAGGCGGTCAGCAGGACCAGGTCTCCTTCCTGGATGGTCCCATCTCTTACCGCCTCATCCAGGGCAATGGGGACCGTGGCGGAAGAGATATTCCCATACCTATCAATGTTCACGTAAACCTTATCCATAGAGACGTTCAATCTCTTGGCCATCCCTTGCAGTATGCGGAGGTTTGCCTGATGGGGGATGATCACCTTAACGTCATCCATGGTGATATCGTTATAGGATAGGGCCTCCTCGCAGGCCTCGGCAAACCTCTTGACGGCCACCTTAAAGGACTGGTTGGCCCCGATCATGTTCAGGGTATGGAGCTTCTTGTCCACGCTCTCGTATGATATGGGGG contains:
- a CDS encoding addiction module protein: MPVTKKIIDEALSLPVEERVRIANSLLESLNMPNPAIDKKWAEVAKRRLGELRSGKVKPIPGNEVFDRVHERFAK